The Carnobacterium sp. 17-4 genome has a window encoding:
- a CDS encoding dihydroorotase: MTIWIKNAIMLTKNEDYQPIELLIDGEQIQAIGSDLTSLIQDTDKVIDARGALVAPGLIDVHVHLREPGFSYKETIKTGTMAAARGGFTTVCAMPNVQPEPDTTERMQSLQEKIARDAVVKVKQYAPITMGLRSETLTNQKELLEAGAFAFTNDGVGVQTAGTMYLAMKEAAKNNTIIVAHTEDDSLLFGGVMHEGTRNQTLGLPGILNVAEASQIARDVLLSEATGAHYHVCHVSTKESVRVIRDAKRAGIHVTAEVAPHHLLLTEDDIPNDTSIYKMNPPLRGKEDRQALIDGLLDGTIDIIATDHAPHSKEEKAGGMVDSPFGIVGSETAFSLLYTHLVGKGIVSLAQLIDWMAYKPARLFHLDGGTIEVGQKADLAFFDLSTSKEILTEDFHSLATNTPFIGWSAKGTTTMTFVDGKLVYQEGSVQ; this comes from the coding sequence TTAACATCGCTTATCCAAGATACGGATAAGGTCATCGACGCTCGCGGAGCACTAGTTGCTCCCGGCTTGATTGATGTCCATGTTCATTTAAGAGAACCGGGGTTTTCGTATAAAGAAACCATTAAGACAGGAACGATGGCAGCCGCACGTGGCGGATTCACAACGGTTTGCGCTATGCCCAATGTTCAACCAGAACCGGATACAACTGAGAGAATGCAATCTCTTCAAGAAAAAATTGCTCGAGATGCTGTAGTAAAGGTCAAACAATATGCGCCAATTACAATGGGTCTACGTAGTGAAACATTAACCAATCAAAAAGAGTTGTTAGAAGCTGGAGCATTTGCCTTTACCAATGATGGAGTAGGTGTGCAGACAGCCGGTACGATGTATTTAGCTATGAAAGAAGCCGCAAAAAACAACACCATTATCGTGGCACATACAGAAGATGATTCCTTACTGTTTGGAGGCGTCATGCATGAAGGCACACGCAATCAAACATTAGGACTGCCAGGAATCTTAAATGTGGCTGAAGCGAGTCAAATTGCCCGAGATGTATTGCTTAGTGAAGCAACTGGCGCTCATTACCATGTCTGTCATGTCTCAACGAAAGAAAGCGTAAGAGTCATTCGGGATGCAAAACGTGCGGGTATCCATGTGACTGCTGAAGTTGCACCCCATCATTTATTGTTGACAGAAGATGACATTCCAAATGATACCAGTATCTATAAAATGAATCCTCCGTTGAGAGGGAAAGAAGACCGCCAAGCATTAATCGACGGTTTGTTGGATGGCACGATCGATATAATCGCAACCGACCATGCCCCACATAGCAAAGAAGAAAAAGCTGGTGGAATGGTAGATTCGCCTTTTGGAATCGTAGGCAGTGAAACAGCTTTTTCCTTACTATATACACACCTAGTAGGAAAAGGCATCGTATCCCTTGCTCAACTTATTGATTGGATGGCCTATAAACCAGCAAGACTCTTTCATTTAGACGGTGGAACGATTGAAGTCGGTCAAAAAGCCGATTTAGCCTTTTTCGATCTCTCAACGTCTAAAGAGATTTTAACCGAAGACTTTCATTCTTTGGCCACGAACACACCTTTTATAGGATGGTCTGCTAAAGGGACGACCACAATGACATTCGTTGATGGAAAATTAGTTTATCAGGAGGGATCCGTACAATGA
- the carB gene encoding carbamoyl-phosphate synthase large subunit, which yields MPKRIDLTKIMVIGSGPIIIGQAAEFDYAGTQACLALKEEGYEVVLVNSNPATIMTDKEIADKVYIEPLTLEFVSQILRKERPDAIVPTLGGQTGLNMAMELSNSGILEELSIELLGTKLSAIDQAEDRDLFRTLMKELNEPVPESEIVHTVAEALMFAEQIGFPLIVRPAFTMGGTGGGICDNEEELKEIVKNGLKLSPVNQCLVEISIAGYKEIEYEVMRDKNDNAIVVCNMENFDPVGIHTGDSIVFAPTQTLTDKEHQMLRDSSLKIIRALGIEGGCNVQLALDPDSFNYYIIEVNPRVSRSSALASKATGYPIAKLAAKIAVGLTLDEMKNPVTGTTYAEFEPALDYVVAKIPRWPFDKFEQGDRRLGTQMKATGEVMAIGRTIEEALLKAVRSLEIGVSHILLEEASLATDEVLIEKIIKAEDDRLFYVAEGIRRGYTIEDLANLTKIDLFFLDKMLHIVELEDELKENVNAIDVLVTAKEYGFSDNAIAKLWNTDERAVMNMRYKNDIVPVYKTVDTCAAEFDSNTPYFYSTYEEENESIVSDKKSVLVLGSGPIRIGQGVEFDYATVHSVKAIQQAGYEAIIMNSNPETVSTDFSISDKLYFEPLTLEDVMHVIRLEQPIGVIVQFGGQTAINLAEPLTNMGITLLGTSVEDLDRAENRNLFEQALNELQVPQPLGDTATTESEAVVIANRIGYPVLVRPSYVLGGRGMQIVDTQPDLENYMRNAVKASPEHPVLIDRYLVGKEVEVDAICDGETVLIPGIMEHIERSGVHSGDSMAVYPPQTLSKEIQDTIVDYTTRLALGLNCIGMMNVQFVLHDNTVYVIEVNPRASRTVPFLSKVTGILMAQVATKAILGQSLKEQGYNNGLYKESTLIHVKAPIFSFTKLQKVDAILGPEMKSTGEVMGSDTTMEKALYKAFEGSYMHLHDHGTVLFTISDEDKEESLILAKRFYDIGYTIVTTEGTGEFFAEHHLPVQIVAKLQQDADETVLDLIQGNAIQVVINTMTTGIGVVNDGEIIRKTAIEQGIPLLTSLDTVSAILKVLESRNFMTSPL from the coding sequence ATGCCTAAACGGATAGACTTAACTAAAATCATGGTTATTGGATCAGGACCGATCATTATTGGTCAAGCAGCTGAATTTGATTACGCAGGTACTCAAGCGTGTCTAGCATTAAAAGAAGAAGGTTATGAAGTCGTATTGGTCAACTCAAATCCAGCGACCATTATGACGGATAAAGAAATTGCCGACAAAGTGTACATCGAACCCCTCACATTAGAATTTGTTTCACAAATCTTGCGCAAGGAACGTCCAGATGCCATTGTACCCACATTAGGTGGCCAAACAGGACTAAATATGGCTATGGAATTATCCAATTCTGGCATACTAGAAGAGTTGAGCATTGAATTGCTGGGAACAAAATTAAGTGCTATCGATCAAGCTGAAGACAGAGATCTGTTTCGGACACTGATGAAAGAACTGAATGAACCCGTTCCTGAAAGTGAGATCGTTCATACCGTTGCAGAAGCATTGATGTTTGCTGAACAAATTGGTTTCCCCTTAATCGTTCGCCCGGCATTTACAATGGGAGGGACTGGTGGAGGAATTTGTGATAACGAGGAAGAGTTGAAAGAAATCGTTAAAAATGGATTGAAATTATCGCCAGTAAACCAATGTCTAGTCGAAATCAGTATTGCGGGATACAAAGAAATCGAGTACGAAGTCATGCGGGATAAAAATGACAATGCGATCGTCGTCTGTAATATGGAAAACTTTGATCCTGTTGGGATCCATACAGGAGATTCCATCGTCTTTGCTCCGACGCAGACCCTAACAGATAAAGAACACCAAATGTTGCGTGACTCTTCATTAAAAATCATTCGCGCTTTAGGTATTGAAGGAGGGTGCAATGTTCAACTAGCACTTGATCCAGATAGCTTTAACTACTACATCATTGAAGTAAACCCACGTGTCAGTCGTTCCTCAGCATTAGCAAGTAAAGCAACAGGCTACCCGATTGCTAAGCTAGCGGCAAAAATTGCTGTCGGTTTAACTTTGGATGAAATGAAAAACCCAGTGACCGGAACAACGTATGCTGAATTCGAGCCGGCTTTAGATTATGTTGTCGCAAAAATCCCGCGTTGGCCATTTGATAAGTTTGAACAAGGTGACCGTCGATTAGGAACTCAAATGAAAGCTACAGGAGAAGTTATGGCGATCGGCCGGACAATTGAAGAAGCCTTATTAAAAGCGGTACGTTCACTCGAAATAGGTGTCTCTCATATCTTGTTAGAAGAAGCTTCACTAGCAACGGACGAAGTATTGATTGAAAAAATTATCAAAGCTGAGGATGATCGCTTATTCTATGTTGCAGAAGGTATTCGTCGTGGGTACACCATTGAAGACTTAGCCAATTTAACCAAGATCGATTTGTTTTTCTTAGACAAAATGCTTCATATTGTGGAGTTGGAAGATGAACTGAAAGAAAATGTGAACGCTATTGATGTATTGGTTACAGCCAAAGAATATGGCTTCTCAGATAACGCAATTGCAAAACTATGGAATACCGATGAGCGTGCGGTAATGAACATGCGTTACAAAAATGACATCGTCCCTGTTTATAAAACAGTCGATACTTGTGCTGCAGAGTTTGATTCCAATACGCCTTATTTTTATAGTACGTATGAAGAAGAAAACGAGAGCATTGTCTCAGATAAAAAATCTGTCTTAGTACTAGGGTCAGGTCCCATTCGAATCGGACAAGGAGTTGAATTCGATTATGCGACGGTCCATTCTGTTAAAGCCATCCAACAAGCAGGATATGAAGCGATTATCATGAACAGCAATCCAGAAACCGTTTCAACGGACTTCTCCATTTCAGACAAACTCTATTTTGAACCTTTGACACTAGAAGATGTCATGCATGTCATTCGTCTAGAGCAGCCAATAGGTGTCATTGTTCAGTTCGGAGGGCAAACAGCCATTAACCTAGCAGAACCACTAACGAACATGGGTATTACATTATTAGGAACGAGTGTAGAAGATTTAGATCGCGCAGAAAATAGAAATTTATTTGAACAAGCACTAAATGAACTACAGGTACCTCAACCTTTAGGGGATACGGCTACAACCGAAAGTGAAGCAGTAGTCATTGCGAATCGGATTGGATACCCCGTTTTGGTTCGTCCAAGTTACGTTTTAGGCGGTCGGGGTATGCAAATTGTGGATACTCAGCCAGATTTAGAAAATTACATGCGAAATGCTGTAAAGGCTTCTCCAGAACACCCAGTATTGATTGACCGCTACTTAGTAGGAAAAGAAGTTGAAGTAGACGCTATCTGCGATGGTGAAACAGTTCTTATCCCTGGGATCATGGAACACATCGAACGTTCAGGCGTCCATTCTGGGGATTCGATGGCGGTGTATCCTCCACAAACCTTATCAAAAGAGATTCAAGATACGATTGTAGATTACACCACTCGATTGGCACTCGGTTTGAATTGTATCGGCATGATGAACGTTCAATTTGTCCTGCATGACAACACTGTTTACGTCATAGAAGTTAACCCTCGAGCAAGTCGGACCGTGCCATTTTTAAGCAAAGTCACAGGGATCTTAATGGCTCAAGTTGCAACTAAAGCAATTTTAGGTCAATCTCTTAAGGAACAAGGTTACAATAATGGGTTATATAAAGAGTCGACTTTGATTCACGTGAAAGCTCCAATATTCTCATTTACAAAACTGCAAAAAGTAGATGCCATATTAGGACCAGAGATGAAATCTACAGGAGAAGTCATGGGAAGTGATACCACGATGGAAAAGGCGCTTTATAAAGCTTTTGAAGGAAGCTACATGCATTTGCATGATCACGGAACGGTATTGTTTACGATTTCCGATGAAGACAAAGAAGAATCCCTGATTTTAGCTAAGCGATTTTACGACATTGGCTATACGATAGTGACGACTGAAGGAACAGGGGAGTTTTTTGCCGAACACCATCTACCGGTTCAAATTGTGGCTAAGCTACAGCAAGATGCCGATGAAACGGTCTTGGACCTCATTCAAGGAAATGCCATTCAAGTAGTGATTAATACGATGACTACAGGAATTGGAGTGGTCAATGATGGAGAAATCATTCGGAAAACAGCCATTGAACAAGGCATTCCCTTACTAACATCACTCGATACAGTATCGGCTATTCTTAAGGTCCTTGAATCGCGTAATTTTATGACTAGTCCATTATAA
- a CDS encoding dihydroorotate dehydrogenase, protein MNRLAVKLPGLDLKNPIMPASGTFGFGELYLDQYDYNILGAIIIKSTTIDAREGNANPRYHHLENGVLNAVGLKNPGVDVIVAEKLPLLAKFDTPVIASVAGTTVEEYIEVTKKLCQSPTVRALEINVSCPNVKEGGLTFGSKPESVYDITRAVKTVSTVPIYIKLTPNVTNIVEIAQAAEKGGADGISMINTLLGMSIDVETKRPILANKTGGLSGPAVKPIAIRMVYQVSRAVSIPIIGMGGISTVDDVLEMFMAGASAVAIGTANYANPMICKELIEALPKRMDELGIESIESLVKEVKEGQRDGK, encoded by the coding sequence ATGAATCGCTTAGCAGTAAAATTACCAGGATTAGATTTGAAAAATCCTATTATGCCAGCCAGTGGAACATTTGGGTTTGGCGAACTCTATTTGGATCAATATGACTACAATATATTAGGAGCCATTATTATCAAGTCAACGACAATTGATGCACGAGAAGGAAATGCGAATCCGCGTTATCATCATTTAGAAAATGGCGTTTTAAATGCGGTAGGCTTAAAAAATCCAGGAGTGGACGTAATCGTAGCTGAGAAATTACCGTTGTTAGCTAAATTTGATACACCCGTGATTGCTAGTGTTGCCGGTACAACAGTTGAAGAATATATTGAAGTTACAAAAAAACTATGTCAATCACCAACCGTTCGCGCACTTGAAATCAATGTATCCTGCCCCAATGTCAAAGAGGGCGGGTTAACATTTGGTTCTAAACCTGAATCAGTGTATGACATCACAAGAGCAGTAAAAACTGTTTCTACGGTTCCGATTTATATTAAACTAACCCCAAATGTAACCAATATTGTCGAAATCGCTCAAGCTGCTGAAAAAGGTGGAGCAGACGGTATCAGCATGATCAATACCTTATTGGGAATGAGTATTGATGTTGAGACCAAAAGGCCGATCTTAGCAAATAAAACCGGTGGACTTTCCGGTCCAGCTGTCAAGCCGATCGCTATCCGTATGGTCTATCAAGTATCTCGTGCAGTTTCCATTCCAATAATTGGAATGGGTGGTATTTCAACCGTGGATGATGTGCTTGAGATGTTCATGGCTGGAGCTAGCGCAGTTGCAATCGGTACAGCTAATTATGCTAATCCAATGATTTGCAAAGAATTAATTGAAGCTTTACCTAAACGAATGGATGAACTCGGTATTGAGTCGATTGAATCATTAGTGAAAGAAGTAAAGGAGGGGCAAAGAGATGGAAAGTAG
- a CDS encoding carbamoyl phosphate synthase small subunit, translating into MNRLLLLEDGSVFKGRGFGAASDATGEVVFSTGMTGYQESITDQSYNGQMLVFTYPLIGNAGINRDDYESIDPTTKAVIVKEFARVPSNWRSQMSLDEFLKNKKIPGLAGVDTRKLTRVIREHGTMRGMIIDAEDDIRHAFDQLKATVLPSNQVAQVSTTRSYVSPGKGKNVVVIDFGLKHSILNELNKRDCHVTVLPYNTSAETILSLQPDGVMLTNGPGDPTSLPHVLTMIQEIQEKLPVFGICLGHQLIALANGASTFKMKFGHRGFNHPVKEIATGRIDFTSQNHGYAVDAASIDKEKLLVTHIELNDETVEGVKHRYHPVFSVQYHPDAAPGPHDAAHLFDQFMELMDAWKETKKNA; encoded by the coding sequence ATGAATCGATTATTGCTGCTAGAAGACGGAAGTGTTTTTAAAGGAAGAGGATTTGGGGCTGCAAGTGACGCAACCGGAGAAGTCGTTTTTTCAACCGGAATGACCGGTTACCAAGAATCTATTACGGATCAGTCCTACAATGGCCAAATGTTAGTCTTCACCTATCCATTGATTGGAAACGCAGGGATCAATCGTGACGATTATGAATCCATTGATCCCACCACAAAAGCGGTCATCGTAAAAGAATTTGCCCGCGTTCCTTCAAACTGGAGAAGTCAAATGAGTTTAGATGAATTTTTAAAAAATAAAAAAATTCCTGGTTTAGCTGGCGTTGATACAAGGAAGCTAACACGGGTCATCCGAGAACACGGTACTATGCGCGGCATGATCATTGATGCAGAAGATGATATCAGACATGCATTTGATCAGTTGAAAGCGACAGTGCTGCCTTCTAATCAAGTTGCCCAAGTTTCTACGACTCGTTCTTATGTTAGCCCTGGAAAGGGAAAAAACGTCGTTGTCATTGATTTTGGACTGAAACACAGTATCTTAAACGAATTAAACAAACGAGACTGTCACGTGACGGTTTTGCCATACAATACAAGTGCTGAAACCATATTGAGTCTACAACCAGATGGGGTCATGTTGACCAATGGACCAGGAGATCCTACATCATTGCCGCATGTATTAACCATGATCCAAGAAATCCAAGAAAAGCTTCCAGTATTCGGTATTTGTTTAGGACATCAATTGATTGCTTTAGCAAATGGAGCCAGTACATTTAAAATGAAGTTTGGTCACCGCGGCTTTAATCATCCGGTGAAAGAGATCGCAACAGGAAGAATTGATTTCACCTCACAGAATCATGGGTATGCTGTTGATGCAGCCTCGATCGATAAAGAAAAACTGCTTGTGACGCACATCGAATTAAATGACGAAACAGTCGAAGGTGTTAAGCACCGCTATCACCCAGTCTTCAGTGTCCAGTATCATCCAGATGCAGCACCAGGACCACATGATGCAGCACACTTATTTGATCAATTTATGGAATTAATGGACGCTTGGAAGGAGACAAAAAAGAATGCCTAA